From Phenylobacterium immobile (ATCC 35973), a single genomic window includes:
- a CDS encoding alpha/beta fold hydrolase, translated as MARRRPKGILQIGWACVECAASGRSEHAPTDKDYPDSIVRRTSFTAGGGHGWRISALETPRSEVADWKVVVVTGAPSWAEYWAETLAAVAPSREMLVIDRPGYGLSEPAIPVTDIAIQAEALAPALQAQPGQKVMLVGQSYGAAIAALMAEANPGRVDSLVLLSGYFGEAGPTARWLLDMGGRALKLIPRDLRCAVLEVSGQNRQLDRAKLALRRLDIPVSMIHGDKDDFAPLEAAERLARDAGQRRPIRVIRAAGANHFLNDGPPEALLAALEACIPTPSRWTFRLPKMPKLRWPSMPEQRGLAQA; from the coding sequence GTGGCGCGCAGACGCCCCAAGGGGATACTTCAAATCGGGTGGGCCTGTGTGGAGTGCGCAGCGTCCGGTCGTTCCGAGCATGCCCCGACGGACAAGGACTATCCTGACAGCATCGTACGCCGCACCAGCTTCACGGCGGGGGGTGGCCATGGGTGGCGTATTTCGGCGTTGGAGACGCCCCGTTCGGAGGTCGCCGACTGGAAGGTCGTCGTGGTGACCGGCGCGCCGTCCTGGGCGGAGTACTGGGCCGAGACGCTCGCCGCCGTGGCGCCTAGCCGCGAGATGCTGGTCATCGACCGGCCGGGCTACGGCTTGTCAGAGCCCGCCATACCGGTGACCGACATCGCCATTCAGGCCGAGGCGTTGGCGCCGGCGCTTCAGGCCCAGCCAGGACAGAAGGTCATGTTGGTCGGGCAGAGCTACGGCGCCGCGATCGCCGCTCTGATGGCCGAGGCCAATCCGGGCCGGGTGGACAGCCTCGTCCTGCTGTCCGGCTATTTCGGCGAGGCCGGTCCGACGGCGCGTTGGCTTCTCGACATGGGCGGCCGGGCGCTGAAGCTGATCCCGCGCGACCTGCGGTGCGCGGTGCTGGAGGTGTCAGGTCAGAACCGGCAACTGGATCGCGCTAAGCTAGCCCTCAGGCGGTTGGATATCCCGGTGTCGATGATCCACGGCGACAAGGATGATTTCGCCCCGCTGGAGGCCGCCGAGCGACTGGCGCGCGACGCCGGTCAACGTCGACCGATCCGGGTGATCCGCGCGGCTGGCGCTAATCATTTTCTCAACGACGGCCCGCCCGAGGCTTTGCTGGCCGCGCTGGAAGCCTGCATCCCAACGCCCTCGCGTTGGACTTTCCGGCTGCCGAAGATGCCGAAGCTGCGCTGGCCCTCGATGCCTGAGCAGCGGGGCCTCGCCCAGGCCTAG
- a CDS encoding DUF4282 domain-containing protein produces the protein MTRPDGAGGGLIWDLLTFERLVTSNVVHLIYWAGLALIFLVAFGGVGAAVGVAIREGSILGVLLAIPVLAAGLLVCAILILLWRSFCELYVAVFRISDDLAALRKVAENSDVL, from the coding sequence TTGACGAGACCGGACGGCGCGGGCGGCGGCCTGATCTGGGATCTGCTGACGTTCGAGCGCCTGGTGACGAGCAACGTCGTCCACCTGATCTATTGGGCTGGCCTCGCGCTGATCTTCCTCGTGGCCTTTGGCGGCGTTGGCGCTGCTGTAGGCGTGGCGATCCGCGAAGGTTCGATCCTTGGCGTGCTCCTGGCGATCCCGGTGCTCGCCGCGGGCCTTCTCGTCTGCGCGATCCTGATCCTGCTGTGGCGCTCGTTTTGCGAGCTCTATGTCGCTGTCTTTCGGATCAGCGACGACCTTGCCGCCCTGCGCAAGGTCGCCGAGAACTCAGACGTCCTGTAG
- a CDS encoding SspB family protein, giving the protein MAQDTPAQDLMHYEAMAQDAMRGVVKAALKRAAAPEGLPGAHHFYVTFKTKAPDVSGPRDLLDKYPDEMTIVLQHQYWDLEPADTGFAVTLQFGGQPKRLSVPYAAVSRFYDPSVQFLLQFEVAGADGAPPAQEPETAVEPPAERSDDGEAKVVSLDQFRKK; this is encoded by the coding sequence ATGGCCCAGGACACCCCGGCCCAGGACCTGATGCACTACGAAGCCATGGCGCAGGACGCCATGCGCGGCGTGGTCAAGGCTGCGCTGAAGCGCGCCGCCGCGCCCGAGGGCCTGCCCGGCGCGCACCACTTTTACGTCACTTTCAAAACCAAGGCGCCGGATGTTTCCGGCCCGCGCGACCTGCTCGACAAATATCCGGACGAGATGACCATCGTCCTGCAACATCAGTACTGGGACCTTGAGCCCGCCGACACCGGCTTTGCGGTCACCCTGCAGTTTGGCGGCCAGCCCAAGCGCCTGTCCGTGCCCTACGCCGCCGTCAGCCGCTTCTATGATCCCAGCGTCCAGTTCCTGCTGCAGTTTGAGGTCGCAGGCGCCGACGGCGCCCCGCCCGCGCAGGAGCCGGAAACCGCCGTCGAGCCCCCCGCCGAGCGAAGCGATGACGGCGAAGCGAAGGTCGTCTCCCTGGATCAGTTCCGCAAGAAATGA
- a CDS encoding sensor histidine kinase codes for MTQDSRALTDPRMAELIIDHARDYAIFTMELDGRITSWSPGAERITGYGLDEAIGMNFEALFTASDRSTGQAQLELDKAWRNGHAEDTRWHLRKNGERFWANGVTSPLVDGDLNRLVKVMRDETRNRLADEQRILLLNELNHRINNTLVTVQSLVEQTLRASDTDRRVREDLTARLMALADAHKLLVDQNWAGADMRAIVEKALRPYETADNRRLRTDGPNVRLSPQQAVTMALVLHEMTTNAVKYGALSTPDGYVETAWNLHYDEDGARHMTFLWEEKGGPTVAPPQRRGFGTRLIARSLGDDMGGKAEIEYAPQGVRCSVRLPLITQPEIGMMDQPT; via the coding sequence ATGACCCAGGACAGCCGCGCTCTAACCGATCCTCGCATGGCCGAGCTGATCATCGATCACGCTCGCGACTACGCCATCTTCACCATGGAGCTGGACGGCCGGATCACCAGCTGGAGCCCAGGCGCCGAGCGGATCACGGGCTATGGTCTGGACGAGGCCATCGGCATGAATTTCGAGGCGCTGTTCACCGCCTCCGATCGCTCGACCGGTCAGGCCCAGCTCGAGCTCGACAAGGCCTGGCGAAACGGGCACGCCGAAGACACCCGTTGGCACCTGCGCAAGAACGGCGAACGCTTCTGGGCCAATGGCGTCACCTCGCCGCTGGTCGACGGCGACCTCAACCGCCTGGTCAAGGTGATGCGAGACGAGACCCGCAACCGACTGGCCGACGAACAGCGGATCCTTCTGCTGAACGAGCTGAACCACCGGATCAACAACACCCTGGTCACGGTGCAGTCCCTGGTTGAACAGACGCTTCGGGCGTCCGACACCGACCGCCGAGTCCGGGAAGATCTGACGGCGCGGCTCATGGCCCTGGCCGACGCCCACAAGCTGCTCGTCGATCAGAACTGGGCCGGCGCCGACATGCGCGCCATCGTTGAAAAGGCCCTGCGCCCCTATGAGACCGCCGACAACCGGCGGCTGCGCACTGACGGGCCGAACGTCCGGCTGAGCCCGCAGCAGGCGGTCACCATGGCGCTCGTCCTGCACGAAATGACGACGAACGCCGTCAAGTATGGCGCGCTGTCGACGCCAGACGGCTACGTCGAGACCGCCTGGAATCTGCACTATGACGAGGACGGCGCCCGCCACATGACCTTCCTGTGGGAAGAAAAGGGCGGGCCCACCGTCGCCCCGCCGCAACGCCGCGGCTTCGGCACGCGGCTCATTGCGCGCAGCCTTGGCGACGACATGGGCGGCAAGGCTGAGATCGAATACGCGCCACAGGGCGTGCGCTGCAGCGTGCGCCTGCCGCTGATCACCCAGCCGGAGATCGGCATGATGGATCAGCCGACCTGA
- a CDS encoding 50S ribosomal protein L11 methyltransferase, which yields MGGPPPPAKPRPSDATIVASRLKQAASSWTEVPSQQELNEMLRLLGRWRSRLLARTFVAHQGARIWSGPFAGMDYVSEATEGALIPRLIGTYESELHPHIAAFAAQGVDCVIDVGCAEGYYAVGLARMMPAAQIYAYDIDPKARVACEGLAAKNDVSARVHVGGEFAPDGFEAFAGRSVLVMVDAEGAEDVILQPDLSPALAGMRIIVETHDLYNAGVMDRLIQRFAATHDILRVDQQPKTFDPPAWLGDLAHLDQLLAVWEWRARPTPWLVMTPRSGSSAA from the coding sequence ATGGGCGGACCACCGCCGCCCGCCAAGCCCCGTCCCAGCGACGCGACCATCGTCGCCAGCCGCTTGAAGCAGGCCGCCTCGAGCTGGACGGAAGTCCCTTCTCAGCAAGAGCTCAACGAGATGCTTCGGCTGCTTGGTCGGTGGCGCTCCCGGCTGCTGGCGCGCACCTTCGTCGCCCACCAAGGCGCTCGCATATGGTCCGGACCCTTCGCCGGCATGGACTATGTGAGCGAAGCGACCGAGGGCGCGCTGATCCCGCGCCTGATCGGCACCTATGAATCCGAGCTGCACCCGCACATCGCCGCCTTCGCCGCGCAGGGCGTCGACTGCGTGATCGATGTCGGCTGCGCCGAGGGGTACTACGCCGTCGGCCTGGCGCGGATGATGCCGGCCGCCCAGATCTACGCCTATGACATCGACCCCAAGGCGCGCGTCGCATGCGAGGGCCTCGCCGCCAAGAACGACGTCAGCGCCCGCGTCCATGTGGGCGGCGAGTTCGCGCCCGACGGCTTCGAAGCCTTCGCGGGCCGCTCAGTCCTGGTGATGGTGGACGCCGAGGGCGCGGAGGACGTAATCCTGCAGCCCGACCTGAGCCCTGCCCTCGCCGGCATGCGGATCATTGTCGAGACCCATGACCTCTACAACGCCGGCGTGATGGATCGCCTGATCCAGCGCTTCGCGGCGACCCATGACATCCTGCGCGTCGACCAGCAGCCCAAGACCTTCGATCCACCCGCCTGGCTGGGCGACCTGGCCCATCTCGATCAGCTGCTGGCGGTCTGGGAGTGGCGGGCGCGGCCGACGCCCTGGCTGGTGATGACGCCCCGATCGGGATCCAGCGCGGCGTGA
- a CDS encoding M20/M25/M40 family metallo-hydrolase — translation MGRLLALIAALLMGGLIAWRVQTPPEPEPADAPAQVFSAARAFADVAAIARTPHPTGSAASLQVRDHLRARMAALGLSPRLQDATGVRVAEGPRTIVRGAEVQNLIGVLPGRDRDRPAVALLAHYDSAPGSPGAADDAAGVSVTLEVVRALKARGVPERDVVVLFTDAEEVGLLGAEAFFSQDPLARRIGFVLNMEARGGGGRALMFETGRDAGADIDLFARAAREPQALSLTSYLYARMPNDTDFTLAREASIPGFNYAWLGRAFDYHSPTSTPARLDRHALQDMGGQVLAATSAVAFQPDLPNRAPDKVYGQLFRNLMIVYPPAAGWLVIGLAAGLLAVAYLRGRRLAPIAGLEIARGAGALLFAATGAAAVLHFARRASGVGFGWLEQRALLAQPVRWEACLTLLGIGFLILAAAELARGRRAAVAVPLLAGLASCLFGEMDRLGLALGLAAGVIGLIAYGRPVSRPAGWAGVLAASLLVAAIVQGAAPAVAPVLAWPLLLACAAAAATALSARERRPYLLVLGLAAGLGLGWIAGTAHLIHLALDAPELLAMSVWMSAALIWPLAQPVEGAPPARLVGPLLLAAGLAVLFAVRFDPPWSTRHPQAVEVGYRIDQDRGADWWTADVRTPWTDAVMGADGGAIAPEDHWSAGSPGFAAPASRRETQTVALLQEAGALSIMAPARTFRVDVKPSRPARLVGASGRALNVSLRPGAWTSVIWTAPPAGGLTLRFRGEGGRAAGPMEVRFAARFDGMPDAARPPMPGRLMAFHESGTTEVVGTYRAAW, via the coding sequence GTGGGACGGCTTCTGGCGCTGATCGCGGCCCTTCTGATGGGGGGCCTGATCGCCTGGCGCGTTCAGACACCCCCCGAACCCGAGCCCGCCGACGCGCCCGCCCAGGTCTTTTCCGCGGCCCGCGCCTTTGCAGACGTCGCGGCCATAGCCCGCACACCGCACCCGACGGGCTCGGCGGCGAGCCTGCAGGTGCGGGACCACCTGCGCGCGCGCATGGCGGCGTTGGGCCTCTCGCCCCGCCTGCAGGACGCCACCGGTGTCCGCGTCGCCGAAGGCCCCCGGACGATTGTCCGCGGCGCCGAAGTCCAGAACCTCATCGGCGTTCTGCCCGGTCGCGACCGTGACCGACCGGCGGTCGCCCTCCTGGCGCACTACGACAGCGCCCCAGGTTCGCCGGGGGCCGCCGATGACGCCGCCGGCGTCTCTGTGACTCTGGAGGTCGTTCGCGCCCTGAAGGCCCGAGGCGTTCCGGAACGCGACGTCGTCGTCCTGTTCACCGACGCCGAGGAGGTTGGCCTGCTTGGCGCCGAGGCCTTCTTCAGCCAGGACCCCTTGGCGCGGCGGATCGGCTTCGTCCTCAACATGGAGGCCCGCGGCGGCGGCGGCCGCGCCCTGATGTTCGAGACCGGCCGCGACGCCGGCGCCGACATCGACCTCTTCGCCCGCGCCGCACGCGAACCTCAGGCGCTGTCCCTGACCAGCTACCTCTACGCGCGCATGCCCAACGACACCGACTTCACCCTGGCGCGCGAGGCCTCGATTCCCGGGTTCAACTACGCCTGGCTGGGTCGCGCCTTCGACTACCACTCACCGACTTCGACGCCCGCGAGGCTCGACCGGCACGCGCTTCAGGACATGGGCGGCCAGGTGCTGGCGGCCACCAGCGCCGTGGCCTTCCAGCCTGATCTGCCCAACCGCGCCCCCGACAAGGTCTATGGGCAGCTCTTCCGTAACCTGATGATCGTCTATCCGCCGGCGGCGGGCTGGCTTGTGATCGGCCTGGCCGCCGGCCTGTTGGCGGTCGCTTACCTGCGCGGACGGAGGCTCGCGCCCATCGCTGGTCTCGAAATCGCCCGAGGCGCGGGGGCCCTTCTGTTCGCTGCTACTGGCGCCGCGGCGGTCCTCCACTTCGCGCGTCGCGCCTCCGGCGTCGGCTTCGGCTGGCTTGAACAACGCGCACTGCTCGCCCAGCCCGTGCGCTGGGAGGCCTGCTTGACGCTGCTAGGCATCGGCTTCCTCATTCTTGCCGCGGCGGAGCTCGCCCGCGGACGTCGCGCCGCCGTCGCCGTGCCGCTGTTGGCGGGGCTAGCCTCCTGCCTCTTCGGCGAGATGGATCGGCTGGGACTTGCGCTGGGCCTTGCGGCGGGGGTCATCGGCCTCATCGCCTACGGCCGGCCTGTATCCCGACCGGCCGGCTGGGCCGGCGTGCTGGCCGCCAGCCTCCTCGTCGCGGCGATCGTGCAGGGCGCGGCGCCGGCTGTCGCCCCCGTCCTGGCCTGGCCCCTGCTCCTAGCCTGCGCGGCTGCGGCCGCCACAGCGCTCAGCGCGCGCGAGCGGCGGCCGTATCTCTTGGTCCTCGGCCTCGCCGCAGGCCTCGGCCTGGGTTGGATCGCCGGAACCGCGCACCTCATTCACCTGGCCCTCGACGCACCTGAACTCCTCGCGATGTCAGTATGGATGTCGGCGGCGCTGATCTGGCCCCTGGCCCAGCCGGTGGAAGGCGCGCCGCCTGCCCGTCTGGTCGGCCCGCTGTTGCTGGCCGCGGGCCTGGCCGTCCTATTCGCCGTTCGTTTCGATCCGCCCTGGAGCACGCGTCACCCACAGGCCGTGGAAGTGGGCTACCGCATCGATCAGGACCGCGGCGCCGATTGGTGGACCGCCGACGTGCGCACGCCCTGGACGGACGCTGTCATGGGCGCAGACGGCGGCGCCATAGCCCCTGAAGACCACTGGAGCGCCGGCTCGCCCGGCTTTGCGGCGCCGGCCTCGCGCCGCGAGACTCAAACCGTCGCGCTTCTTCAGGAGGCCGGCGCTCTGTCGATCATGGCGCCTGCACGAACCTTTCGCGTCGACGTGAAACCCAGCCGGCCGGCCCGTCTGGTCGGCGCCAGCGGCCGCGCGCTGAACGTAAGCCTACGGCCGGGCGCCTGGACGAGCGTGATCTGGACCGCACCGCCGGCCGGCGGCTTGACCCTGCGGTTCCGCGGCGAAGGCGGGCGCGCCGCCGGACCGATGGAGGTCCGCTTTGCTGCGCGCTTCGACGGCATGCCCGATGCTGCGCGGCCCCCGATGCCTGGGCGCCTGATGGCCTTTCACGAGAGCGGGACAACCGAGGTCGTCGGGACCTATCGGGCGGCTTGGTAG
- a CDS encoding C13 family peptidase, with translation MIRAARWIGVWMAVALTAFGALPAAASPFSDWAVVVVAGDSRGHGGGPTEAFDNARRDVAAAFRGAGFASGNIRQFSVRPERYKDAAAHHSDLQSVYDGLTAVAASAPGGCLFYLTSHGAPQGAVVGDQLMAPLVLAGMLRDACGARPTVAVISACFSGVFVPALAGPNRMILTAARPDRSSFGCGEADRYPYFDECVLQVMPQARDFARLGPDVQACVSARERVEHAAPPSEPQLWIGPQLRPMLPLYSFAHSPDP, from the coding sequence ATGATCCGGGCGGCGCGCTGGATCGGTGTCTGGATGGCGGTCGCCCTGACCGCTTTCGGCGCCCTTCCCGCCGCCGCCTCGCCGTTCTCCGACTGGGCCGTCGTGGTCGTCGCCGGCGACTCGCGCGGCCATGGGGGTGGGCCGACCGAGGCCTTCGACAATGCGCGGCGCGATGTGGCGGCAGCCTTTCGCGGCGCGGGCTTCGCCTCCGGCAACATCCGGCAGTTCTCTGTCCGGCCGGAGCGCTACAAGGACGCCGCCGCCCACCATTCGGACCTGCAAAGCGTCTATGACGGCTTGACCGCTGTCGCCGCGAGCGCGCCGGGCGGGTGCCTATTCTACCTGACCTCGCATGGCGCGCCCCAAGGCGCGGTGGTCGGCGACCAACTGATGGCGCCCTTGGTGCTCGCCGGCATGCTGCGCGACGCCTGCGGCGCGCGGCCCACGGTGGCGGTGATCTCGGCCTGTTTTTCGGGCGTCTTCGTACCGGCGCTGGCCGGGCCGAACCGCATGATCTTGACCGCCGCGCGGCCGGACCGGTCCTCGTTCGGCTGTGGGGAGGCCGACCGCTATCCCTATTTCGATGAATGCGTCCTGCAGGTGATGCCGCAGGCCAGGGATTTCGCACGTCTGGGACCGGACGTGCAGGCTTGTGTGAGCGCCCGCGAGCGGGTCGAACACGCCGCGCCGCCCTCGGAGCCACAACTGTGGATCGGTCCGCAGTTGCGCCCGATGCTGCCGCTCTACAGCTTTGCGCACAGTCCTGACCCATAG
- a CDS encoding chromate transporter, which translates to MAGAADALAGDDAPIGIQRGVTKDGGGPRSIFLMFLRIGLSAFGTGEAQVARLRRALVDERAWITSEGFAEIAVVANLLPGGAGLQIALAAGRERGGTAGGLAAGLGYLAPAALLAIVLGAGWSRLAGLVDGAWIHGAKAAGAAVVLQTILTMGRRMVRGPIRIGIAAGAGVGLVLTTGPGAQMAALAVGAMFGCALLRDEAPASSRPSAFVTRAVLGGVAAFALLLAGLPIAAGLLNSPELGLVGAAFRAGGFAVADGRMILPLIEAETHGRGWLSTDAATAGFGLISALPGPALAYAGFVGAAQDYVAWGWPGGLLALAAATAPALLLAQAAAPIRATLAASREATAAMAGLGATAVGVMSAFLWRTMLPAAISRPSDWALVGAAWIFLSIARLPAWATVLGFAMATAIFRR; encoded by the coding sequence GTGGCGGGCGCGGCCGACGCCCTGGCTGGTGATGACGCCCCGATCGGGATCCAGCGCGGCGTGACAAAGGACGGCGGCGGACCACGCTCGATCTTCCTGATGTTCCTGCGGATCGGCCTGAGCGCCTTCGGAACCGGCGAGGCGCAGGTCGCGCGGCTGCGCCGCGCGCTCGTCGATGAGCGCGCGTGGATCACCTCGGAAGGCTTCGCCGAAATCGCCGTCGTGGCGAACCTGCTTCCGGGAGGGGCCGGCCTGCAGATCGCCCTCGCGGCAGGCCGCGAACGCGGCGGAACGGCAGGCGGCCTCGCCGCAGGCCTGGGCTACCTCGCCCCCGCCGCCCTCCTCGCCATCGTCTTGGGCGCCGGCTGGAGCCGCCTCGCAGGCCTGGTCGACGGCGCCTGGATCCACGGCGCCAAGGCCGCCGGCGCCGCCGTCGTCCTGCAGACGATCCTGACCATGGGCCGACGGATGGTCCGGGGGCCAATCCGCATCGGCATCGCTGCTGGAGCGGGCGTCGGGCTGGTGCTGACCACCGGCCCTGGAGCTCAGATGGCTGCTCTCGCCGTCGGCGCGATGTTTGGCTGCGCGCTGCTACGGGACGAAGCGCCAGCGAGCAGCCGACCGTCGGCCTTTGTCACGCGCGCCGTCCTGGGGGGCGTCGCGGCCTTCGCCCTGCTTCTTGCGGGCTTGCCGATCGCCGCAGGCCTGCTGAATAGCCCCGAACTCGGCCTGGTGGGCGCCGCCTTCCGCGCCGGCGGATTCGCGGTCGCCGACGGCCGCATGATCCTGCCGCTGATCGAGGCCGAAACCCACGGCCGAGGCTGGCTGAGCACGGACGCGGCCACCGCAGGCTTCGGCCTGATCAGCGCCCTGCCCGGACCGGCCCTGGCCTATGCCGGGTTTGTCGGCGCCGCCCAGGACTACGTCGCCTGGGGGTGGCCAGGCGGACTGCTCGCCCTTGCCGCGGCGACGGCGCCGGCCTTGCTCCTGGCTCAGGCGGCCGCCCCAATCCGCGCAACGCTGGCCGCCTCACGCGAGGCGACGGCCGCTATGGCGGGACTCGGCGCGACAGCTGTCGGCGTGATGTCCGCCTTCCTGTGGCGCACCATGCTGCCCGCCGCGATCAGCCGGCCGTCGGACTGGGCGCTGGTCGGCGCGGCCTGGATATTCCTCAGCATCGCGCGACTCCCGGCCTGGGCGACGGTTCTCGGCTTCGCCATGGCGACCGCGATCTTCCGTCGCTGA
- the ctrA gene encoding response regulator transcription factor CtrA, with protein MRVLLIEDDRATAQSIELMLKSDGFNVYTTDMGEEGVDLGKIYDYDLILLDLNLPDMSGLDVLRNLRVGRIDTPVMILSGSAEIEMKVKTFSGGADDYMTKPFHKDELVARVHAVIRRSKGHAQSLIRTGDITVNLDAKTVEVNGLRVHLTGKEYQMLELLSLRKGTTLTKEMFLNHLYGGMDEPELKIIDVFICKLRKKLASAADGKHHIETVWGRGYVLRDPQEIGVAA; from the coding sequence ATGCGCGTACTGCTGATCGAGGACGACCGGGCGACGGCGCAGAGCATCGAGCTCATGCTGAAGTCGGACGGCTTCAACGTCTACACCACGGACATGGGTGAAGAAGGCGTCGATCTGGGCAAGATCTACGACTACGACCTCATCCTGCTTGACCTGAACCTGCCCGACATGAGCGGCTTGGACGTCCTGCGCAACCTGCGCGTCGGCCGCATCGACACCCCGGTCATGATCCTCTCCGGCTCGGCCGAGATCGAGATGAAGGTGAAGACCTTCTCCGGCGGCGCCGACGACTACATGACCAAGCCGTTCCACAAGGACGAGCTGGTCGCCCGTGTCCACGCCGTGATCCGCCGATCCAAGGGCCACGCCCAATCCCTGATCCGCACCGGCGACATCACGGTCAATCTCGACGCCAAGACGGTCGAGGTGAACGGCCTGCGCGTGCATCTCACCGGCAAGGAATACCAGATGCTGGAGCTGCTCTCGCTCCGGAAGGGCACGACGCTGACCAAGGAGATGTTCCTCAACCATCTCTATGGCGGCATGGACGAGCCCGAGCTCAAGATCATCGACGTCTTCATCTGCAAGCTGCGCAAGAAGCTGGCCAGCGCCGCCGACGGCAAGCATCACATCGAGACTGTCTGGGGCCGCGGCTATGTCCTGCGCGACCCGCAAGAGATAGGCGTCGCCGCCTAA
- the arsC gene encoding arsenate reductase (glutaredoxin) (This arsenate reductase requires both glutathione and glutaredoxin to convert arsenate to arsenite, after which the efflux transporter formed by ArsA and ArsB can extrude the arsenite from the cell, providing resistance.) produces MSDVTLYHNPNCSTSRNTLALLREKGVEPTVVKYLETGWTRPQLEGFLAAMGGASAKAILRTKEARAKELGLAQASDEKILNAMVKEPILVERPIVVTAKGTVVARPIEKALDVL; encoded by the coding sequence ATGAGCGACGTCACCCTCTACCACAACCCCAACTGCAGCACGTCCCGCAACACCCTGGCGCTGCTGCGCGAAAAGGGCGTCGAGCCGACGGTGGTCAAATATCTCGAGACCGGTTGGACGCGTCCCCAGCTCGAAGGATTCCTGGCGGCGATGGGCGGCGCATCGGCCAAGGCGATCCTCCGCACCAAGGAGGCGCGCGCCAAGGAGCTCGGTCTGGCCCAAGCGTCTGACGAGAAGATCCTCAACGCCATGGTCAAGGAGCCGATCCTCGTCGAGCGACCCATCGTCGTTACGGCGAAAGGAACCGTTGTGGCGCGGCCCATCGAGAAGGCGCTCGACGTTCTCTGA
- the ilvN gene encoding acetolactate synthase small subunit produces the protein MPDPQPASLYDHAPQGEAENQATFAVLVENEPGVLHRLVGLFAARGYNIESLTVAETDRRSNTSRVTIVTRGTAQVLAQIEAQLEKMVATRHVQDVTRDPNGLERELALVKVRGSGADRVEALRVAEIFRARVLDTTSESFVFEVSGASSKIDGFIELMRPLGLTEVSRTGVLSIQRGVDTL, from the coding sequence ATGCCCGACCCCCAGCCCGCCTCGCTCTACGATCACGCCCCGCAAGGCGAAGCGGAGAACCAGGCGACCTTCGCTGTGCTGGTGGAGAACGAACCGGGCGTGCTGCACCGCCTGGTCGGCCTGTTCGCCGCCCGTGGCTACAACATCGAGAGTCTGACCGTCGCCGAGACGGACCGCCGCTCCAACACCAGCCGCGTGACCATCGTCACTCGCGGCACCGCCCAGGTGCTCGCCCAGATCGAGGCGCAGTTGGAAAAGATGGTCGCCACACGCCATGTGCAGGACGTGACCCGTGATCCCAACGGCCTGGAGCGCGAGCTTGCTCTGGTGAAGGTCCGGGGTTCCGGGGCTGATCGCGTTGAGGCCCTGCGCGTCGCCGAAATCTTCCGCGCTCGCGTGCTGGACACCACCTCGGAAAGTTTCGTTTTCGAGGTGAGCGGCGCATCGTCGAAGATCGATGGCTTCATCGAACTGATGCGGCCCCTTGGCCTCACCGAAGTCTCCCGCACCGGCGTGCTGTCCATCCAGCGCGGCGTCGACACGTTGTAG
- a CDS encoding SDR family NAD(P)-dependent oxidoreductase, whose translation MGLKLKPLAEQVVVVSGADTAVGEAIARLAATAGAAVVLIGRDESVARRICAEINQEGGRAHPLAGDATDAQEASRLARAAVARFGGFDTWISVAANELAAANAAREAAAHYSERGGAVIDLAPGRRNIFGAAQRRALAEKGRVALSQISLPKDFDPEKPIPSAARTALRAAGEVGRNRGVLIGLGVVGALGATAAAAWFGRSALASAAAPMIRRQVTKAVMQRPAAAAKLAARHPRQTLSLAKLALR comes from the coding sequence ATGGGCCTTAAGCTCAAACCGTTGGCCGAGCAGGTGGTCGTGGTCTCCGGCGCCGACACCGCCGTCGGCGAGGCGATCGCCCGCCTGGCGGCGACCGCCGGCGCCGCCGTGGTGTTGATCGGCCGCGATGAAAGCGTCGCGCGCCGCATCTGCGCCGAGATCAACCAGGAAGGCGGTCGCGCCCATCCTTTGGCCGGCGACGCCACCGACGCGCAGGAGGCCTCGCGCCTGGCCCGCGCCGCCGTCGCCCGCTTCGGCGGCTTCGACACCTGGATCAGTGTGGCGGCCAACGAACTGGCCGCCGCCAACGCCGCAAGAGAGGCCGCAGCCCACTATAGCGAACGTGGCGGTGCGGTGATCGACCTCGCGCCCGGCCGTCGCAACATCTTCGGGGCGGCCCAGCGCAGGGCCCTGGCGGAAAAGGGGCGGGTGGCGCTGAGCCAGATTTCGCTGCCGAAGGACTTCGATCCTGAAAAGCCCATCCCGTCGGCGGCCCGGACGGCGCTGCGCGCGGCTGGCGAAGTCGGCCGGAACCGTGGCGTGCTGATCGGCCTGGGCGTGGTCGGCGCTCTTGGGGCGACGGCTGCCGCGGCGTGGTTCGGTCGCAGCGCCCTGGCCTCGGCGGCGGCGCCGATGATCCGCAGACAGGTGACCAAGGCTGTGATGCAGCGTCCGGCCGCTGCCGCAAAATTGGCCGCGCGCCATCCCCGTCAGACCCTTAGCCTGGCGAAGCTCGCGCTTCGCTAA